In Ostrea edulis chromosome 4, xbOstEdul1.1, whole genome shotgun sequence, a single window of DNA contains:
- the LOC125671836 gene encoding alpha-(1,3)-fucosyltransferase 11-like, producing MSRIHISSYDDPVIINIFNLLGYTIVLFHVMLADPSAYDLPVILWWWRNVYPHEDSSSLKYIDCGEYSKCLSASDRSYLDDSRTKGIIFYGTRVKPYDLPLPRKSEHTWNLIHEESPMNNYLLSHVEFIELFNFTATFRRESDYPLTTQNIYSMGYLTDRNPVPIREKNRKIKENGYAPVLYVQSHADVASDRDTYVQELMKYIKVDSYGKCLHNKDLPESMKKADDSYEDEIFLDFISYYKFHISFENAICRDYMTEKLMRALHLGSVPVYMGSPDVRDWEPNNRSIILAQDFDSPGELAKYLQFLNENDKEYEKFLGHKKSGGITNSFLKINLQERSWHTHPSGSSERNDFNIFVGFECFVCEKLHQHYLDYKLGGDNFSKITFSHRANDSHMGCPEPQKVSLSNSESSGGSTDFVWTRTYHQQKVIATAARHMVESGETQSNMFSEFNPIYGPRRH from the exons ATGAGTAGGATCCACATAAGTTCTTATGATGACCCTGTAATAATCAACATTTTCAACCTATTGGGATATACCATTGTCTTATTCCATGTCATGCTTGCAGACCCATCTGCATATGATCTTCCAGTCATACTATGGTGGTGGAGAAATGTATACCCGCATGAAGATTCATCCTCTTTAAAGTATATTGACTGTGGGGAGTATTCCAAGTGCTTGTCAGCTTCAGATCGGTCTTACCTGGATGATTCAAGAACTAAAGGAATAATATTTTATGGTACGAGAGTAAAACCGTATGATTTGCCTTTACCAAGGAAATCTGAGCATACGTGGAATTTAATTCACGAGGAGTCTCCCATGAATAATTATCTGTTATCACACGTGGAATTCATTGAGCTATTTAACTTTACTGCAACATTTAGAAGAGAGTCAGACTATCCATTGACCACTCAGAATATCTACTCTATGGGTTACTTAACAGACAGAAACCCTGTGCCTATCAGGGAGAAAAACaggaaaattaaagaaaatggcTATGCCCCAGTTTTATATGTACAGTCGCATGCAGATGTTGCATCTGATAGAGATACGTATGTTCAGGAGCTGATGAAATACATAAAGGTTGATTCCTATGGGAAATGTCTTCACAACAAAGATCTTCCAGAATCTATGAAAAAAGCCGATGATTCATATGAGGATGAAATATTCTTGGATTTTATTTCTTACTACAAATTTCACATTTCCTTTGAAAATGCTATTTGTAGGGATTATATGACAGAGAAATTAATGCGAGCATTGCACTTGGGTTCTGTTCCTGTTTATATGGGGTCACCTGATGTTCGAGATTGGGAGCCAAATAACAGAAGTATTATACTGGCCCAAGATTTTGATTCACCTGGAGAACTGGCAAAGTATTTGCAATtcttgaatgaaaatgataaggAGTATGAAAAGTTCTTAGGCCATAAAAAATCGGGAGGGATAACAAATTCCTTTCTGAAAATTAACTTGCAGGAGCGTAGTTGGCACACACATCCATCAGGATCTAGTGAAAGgaatgattttaacatttttgtggGATTTGAATGCTTTGTTTGTGAAAAGCTACATCAACATTATTTGGATTACAAACTTGGTGGAGACAATTTTTCAAAGATCACATTTTCACACAGAGCCAACGATTCACACATGGGATGTCCAGAGCCACAAAAAGTCTCACTGTCAAATTCTGAGTCAAGTGGAGG GTCTACTGACTTCGTCTGGACTAGAACATATCATCAACAGAAAGTCATTGCCACTGCAGCACGGCATATGGTGGAGTCTGGGGAAACACAGTCCA ACATGTTTAGTGAATTTAATCCTATTTATGGTCCAAGACGGCACTAA